Proteins from one Caretta caretta isolate rCarCar2 chromosome 12, rCarCar1.hap1, whole genome shotgun sequence genomic window:
- the FCSK gene encoding L-fucose kinase isoform X2 codes for MHHGGAAGGEGAELKGQLWEASSCGGRKNQASSEALCPAEEFTAVMEPAAAPGREAQCTWMAPRGVEWTVIVLTCQHKDSVSAFQKELEIRWRRGVLGPHPLLLTVEDPTARVGSGGATLNALLVAAEHLSARAGCTVVTADVLREARILILHMGRDFPFDDCSRAFTCLPVEDPNAPAEALTCNLDSLLGTMTQQLCRGSPPGVWVCSTDMLLTVPLTAEIDWEGFQGAKVISVPGSVSYARNHGIYLADQQGFVRDIIYQGPEARIQECSGPDGKVPLVCGVVFFSSETAEQLLATHVIPPLDACTYLGLDSGAQPIQLSLFFDIVLCMAGGVTEEDFVTGRTQEVGSGHAKGAMALRSARSVLWKALHAIPLSMACIPDGCYDYMTMAASDHIHNLTLRISSVNTLSFRKVAHSHVAQPHLLEDGCTVTNSLLEGAVRVEPGSVLQHCHLQSPAGAASTYLNVPWAEFFHRTGIREGDIWGSDVPQRSRCLLNARLFPVLHAAEPVGVQDVLWFLGSQEGEGLGRWRASWRMSWEQLLMCLDQEAELVSRRALFFHQAQGKLRRMLLEHRDCSLLPLIRSAVNEGYQEAVLSTLDLVASVAADPGVAARALACIADVLGCMAKGDGGLRSGPAANQEWAPAFQQLERGNIAEGVKELAKERREWLGRPALLVRAARHYEGAEQILIRQAVMSACRFISVGREEPPPIGHWVLVECPARIDVSGGWSDTPPITYEHGGAVVDVAILVDGRRPIGARARRIAEPELRLVSTSGMLEGEVVLELVCQDLEDLQDYCQPHAPGALLKAAFICTQIVTLASQKPLQAQLLECSGGGFEVHSWSSLPHGSGLGTSSILAGAVMAALYRAAGKSTNTESLIHAVLHLEQVLTTGGGWQDQVGGLVPGIKIGRSKAQLPLKVEVEQIPVLEGFPQTLNKHLLLIYTGKTRLARNMLQDVLRNWYARLPAIVQNADALVSNAEQCAQAFRQGNLPLLGECLTRYWQQKKCMAPGCEPLAVRRMMDALQPYVYGQSLAGAGGGGFLYILTKEPSQKDVIQQILAKTEGLGNFSIHTVEVDTAGFSLQLVGSNPKARGDTGSGGHNRSREGLQQGPGLCALPVNVQTAADSSQPPTLA; via the exons AGCCAGCAGCGGCGCCAGGCAGAGAGGCCCAGTGCACCTGGATGGCGCCGAGAGGGGTGGAGTGGACCGTCATCGTCCTGACCTGCCAGCACAAGGACAGCGTGAGTGCATTCCAGAAAG AGCTAGAGATCCGGTGGCGGCGGGGTGTGCTgggcccacaccccctcctgctgaCTGTTGAGGACCCCACAGCACGTGTGGGCAGCGGTGGTGCCACCCTCAATGCCCTGCTGGTGGCAGCCGAGCACCTGAGCGCCAGGGCAGGCTGCACG GTGGTCACTGCTGATGTCCTGCGCGAGGCCCGGATCCTCATCCTGCACATG GGCCGTGACTTTCCCTTCGATGACTGCAGCCGAGCCTTCACCTGCCTCCCCGTGGAGGACCCTAATGCCCCAGCCGAAGCGCTGACCTGCAACCTGGATAGCCTGCTGGGGACCATGACGCAGCAG CTGTGCAGGGGCTCCCCGCCGGGAGTGTGGGTCTGCAGCACCGACATGCTCCTCACCGTTCCCTTGACAGCAG AGATCGACTGGGAAGGGTTCCAAGGTGCCAAAGTGATCTCCGTGCCGGGGAGCGTCTCGTATGCCAGAAACCACGGCATCTACCTTGCTGACCAGCAG GGGTTTGTGCGTGACATCATCTACCAAGGCCCGGAGGCCCGGATCCAGGAGTGCTCTGGGCCAGACGGGAAAGTGCCGCTG GTGTGCGGGGTCGTCTTCTTCTCCTCGGAGACCgcagagcagctgctggccacGCACGTCATCCCCCCTCTGGATGCCTGCACCTACCTGGGCCTGGATTCGGGGGCCCAGCCCATCCAG cTGTCCCTGTTCTTCGACATCGTGCTCTGCATGGCCGGCGGGGTGACCGAGGAGGACTTTGTGACTGGCAGGACCCAGGAGGTGGGCAGCGGTCATGCCAAGGGAGCAATGGCCCTGAGAAGCGCCCGCTCCGTTCTGTGGAAGGCCCTCCATGCCATCCCTCTCAGCATGG CGTGTATACCTGATGGTTGCTATGACTACATGACAATGGCCGCTAGCGACCACATCCACAACCTGACACTTCGCATCAGCTCCGTCAACACCCTTTCCTTCCGGAAAGTAGCGCATTCCCACGTAGCT CAGCCCCATCTCCTGGAGGACGGCTGCACCGTCACCAACAGCCTGCTGGAAGGAGCCGTCCGGGTGGAGCCCGGAAGCGTTCTCCAGCACTGCCACCTGCAG AGCCCTGCCGGGGCGGCCAGCACCTACCTGAACGTGCCCTGGGCTGAGTTCTTCCACAGGACGGGGATACG GGAGGGGGATATCTGGGGCTCCGACGTCCCCCAGAGGAGCCGCTGCCTGCTGAACGCCCGCCTCTTCCCCGTTCTGCACGCTGCTGAGCCCGTGGGGGTCCAGGACGTCCTGTGGTTCCTGGGCTCCCAGgagggtgaggggctggggcggTGGCGAGCCTCGTGGCGCatgtcctgggagcagctgctgaTGTGCCTAGACCAGGAGGCGGAGCTGGTGTCCCGCCGGGCGCTCTTCTTCCACCAGGCACAGGGCAAGCTACGCAGGATGCTGCTGGAGCACAGGGACTGCAGCCTCCTGCCCCTGATCCGCAGCGCCGTCAACGAGGGCTACCAGGAGGCCGTGCTGAGCACTCTGGACCTGG TGGCATCTGTTGCCGCTGACCCTGGGGTGGCAGCCCGGGCTCTCGCCTGCATCGCCGACGTGCTGGGCTGCATGGCCAAAGGGGATGGGGGCTTGCGGAGCGGGCCGGCCGCCAACCAGGAGTGGGCCCCGGCCttccagcagctggagagaggcaaCATCGCTGAGGGAGTGAAGGAGCTCGccaaagagaggagggaatggcTGGGCAG GCCGGCGCTGCTGGTGAGGGCTGCCCGGCACTACGAGGGGGCCGAGCAGATCCTGATCCGCCAGGCTGTGATGTCTGCGTGCCGGTTCATCAGCGTCGGGCGGGAGGAGCCCCCTCCCATCGGTCACTGGGTGCTGGTGGAGTGCCCTGCCCGGATAGACGTCTCTG GGGGATGGAGTGACACTCCTCCAATCACTTACGAGCACGGGGGAGCCGTGGTGGATGTTGCCATCCTGGTGGATGGGCGCAGACCAATCGGGGCCCGGGCCCGGCGCATCGCCGAGCCGGAGCTCCGGCTGGTCAGTACTAGCGGCATGCTGGAGGGCGAGGTGGTGCTGGAGCTGGTGTGCCAGGACCTGGAGGACCTGCAGGATTACTGCCAGCCTCACGCGCCAG gGGCCTTGCTGAAAGCGGCTTTCATCTGCACCCAGATTGTCACCCTCGCTTCCCAGAAGCCCTTGcaggcccagctgctggagtgCTCTGGCGGAGGGTTTGAAGTGCACAGCTGGTCCAGCCTGCCACACGGATCTGGGCTGG GCACCAGCAGCATCCTAGCCGGGGCGGTGATGGCGGCGCTGTACCGGGCAGCCGGGAAATCCACCAACACAGAGTCCCTCATCCACGCCGTGCTGCACCTGGAGCAGGTGCTCACCACAG gagggggatggcaggACCAGGTTGGTGGGCTTGTGCCAGGCATCAAGATCGGGAGGTCAAAGGCCCAGCTGCCCCTGAAGGTGGAGGTGGAGCAGatccctgtgctggagggcttTCCCCAGACCCTGAACAAGCacctgctcctgatttacacagggaAGACTCGGCTGGCCCGCAACATGCTCCAG GACGTCCTCAGGAACTGGTATGCCAGGCTGCCAGCTATCGTGCAGAACGCCGACGCCCTCGTGAGCAACGCAGAGCAGTGCGCCCAGGCCTTTCGGCAAG GTAACCTCCCTCTCCTTGGGGAGTGCCTGACCCGCTACTGGCAGCAGAAGAAGTGCATGGCCCCGGGCTGTGAGCCTCTGGCTGTCAGACGCATGATGGATGCTCTCCAGCCGTATGTCTATGGGCAGAGCTTGGCTGGAGCTGGAGGCGGCGGGTTCCTCTACATCTTAACCAAAGAGCCCAGCCAGAAAGACGTTATACAGCAAATTCTAGCAAAAACAGAG GGCCTGGGGAATTTCAGCATCCACACTGTTGAGGTGGACACAGCCGGCTTCTCTCTGCAGCTAGTGGGGAGCAACCCTAAAGCAAGAGGCGACACAGGGAGTGGAGGGCACAACCGGTCACGTGAAGGCCTTCAGCAGGGCCCTGGTCTTTGTGCACTGCCAGTGAacgttcagacagcagcagacagcAGCCAACCTCCCACCCTGGCGTGA
- the FCSK gene encoding L-fucose kinase isoform X1, with amino-acid sequence MHHGGAAGGEGAELKGQLWEASSCGGRKNQASSEALCPAEEFTAVMEPAAAPGREAQCTWMAPRGVEWTVIVLTCQHKDSVSAFQKELEIRWRRGVLGPHPLLLTVEDPTARVGSGGATLNALLVAAEHLSARAGCTVVTADVLREARILILHMGRDFPFDDCSRAFTCLPVEDPNAPAEALTCNLDSLLGTMTQQLCRGSPPGVWVCSTDMLLTVPLTAEIDWEGFQGAKVISVPGSVSYARNHGIYLADQQGFVRDIIYQGPEARIQECSGPDGKVPLVCGVVFFSSETAEQLLATHVIPPLDACTYLGLDSGAQPIQLSLFFDIVLCMAGGVTEEDFVTGRTQEVGSGHAKGAMALRSARSVLWKALHAIPLSMACIPDGCYDYMTMAASDHIHNLTLRISSVNTLSFRKVAHSHVAQPHLLEDGCTVTNSLLEGAVRVEPGSVLQHCHLQGPLQIGSGCLLTGLDVSSSPALQRWRLCDVVLQGHTIRLQDMLRQVFTLTGRHDDWQSPAGAASTYLNVPWAEFFHRTGIREGDIWGSDVPQRSRCLLNARLFPVLHAAEPVGVQDVLWFLGSQEGEGLGRWRASWRMSWEQLLMCLDQEAELVSRRALFFHQAQGKLRRMLLEHRDCSLLPLIRSAVNEGYQEAVLSTLDLVASVAADPGVAARALACIADVLGCMAKGDGGLRSGPAANQEWAPAFQQLERGNIAEGVKELAKERREWLGRPALLVRAARHYEGAEQILIRQAVMSACRFISVGREEPPPIGHWVLVECPARIDVSGGWSDTPPITYEHGGAVVDVAILVDGRRPIGARARRIAEPELRLVSTSGMLEGEVVLELVCQDLEDLQDYCQPHAPGALLKAAFICTQIVTLASQKPLQAQLLECSGGGFEVHSWSSLPHGSGLGTSSILAGAVMAALYRAAGKSTNTESLIHAVLHLEQVLTTGGGWQDQVGGLVPGIKIGRSKAQLPLKVEVEQIPVLEGFPQTLNKHLLLIYTGKTRLARNMLQDVLRNWYARLPAIVQNADALVSNAEQCAQAFRQGNLPLLGECLTRYWQQKKCMAPGCEPLAVRRMMDALQPYVYGQSLAGAGGGGFLYILTKEPSQKDVIQQILAKTEGLGNFSIHTVEVDTAGFSLQLVGSNPKARGDTGSGGHNRSREGLQQGPGLCALPVNVQTAADSSQPPTLA; translated from the exons AGCCAGCAGCGGCGCCAGGCAGAGAGGCCCAGTGCACCTGGATGGCGCCGAGAGGGGTGGAGTGGACCGTCATCGTCCTGACCTGCCAGCACAAGGACAGCGTGAGTGCATTCCAGAAAG AGCTAGAGATCCGGTGGCGGCGGGGTGTGCTgggcccacaccccctcctgctgaCTGTTGAGGACCCCACAGCACGTGTGGGCAGCGGTGGTGCCACCCTCAATGCCCTGCTGGTGGCAGCCGAGCACCTGAGCGCCAGGGCAGGCTGCACG GTGGTCACTGCTGATGTCCTGCGCGAGGCCCGGATCCTCATCCTGCACATG GGCCGTGACTTTCCCTTCGATGACTGCAGCCGAGCCTTCACCTGCCTCCCCGTGGAGGACCCTAATGCCCCAGCCGAAGCGCTGACCTGCAACCTGGATAGCCTGCTGGGGACCATGACGCAGCAG CTGTGCAGGGGCTCCCCGCCGGGAGTGTGGGTCTGCAGCACCGACATGCTCCTCACCGTTCCCTTGACAGCAG AGATCGACTGGGAAGGGTTCCAAGGTGCCAAAGTGATCTCCGTGCCGGGGAGCGTCTCGTATGCCAGAAACCACGGCATCTACCTTGCTGACCAGCAG GGGTTTGTGCGTGACATCATCTACCAAGGCCCGGAGGCCCGGATCCAGGAGTGCTCTGGGCCAGACGGGAAAGTGCCGCTG GTGTGCGGGGTCGTCTTCTTCTCCTCGGAGACCgcagagcagctgctggccacGCACGTCATCCCCCCTCTGGATGCCTGCACCTACCTGGGCCTGGATTCGGGGGCCCAGCCCATCCAG cTGTCCCTGTTCTTCGACATCGTGCTCTGCATGGCCGGCGGGGTGACCGAGGAGGACTTTGTGACTGGCAGGACCCAGGAGGTGGGCAGCGGTCATGCCAAGGGAGCAATGGCCCTGAGAAGCGCCCGCTCCGTTCTGTGGAAGGCCCTCCATGCCATCCCTCTCAGCATGG CGTGTATACCTGATGGTTGCTATGACTACATGACAATGGCCGCTAGCGACCACATCCACAACCTGACACTTCGCATCAGCTCCGTCAACACCCTTTCCTTCCGGAAAGTAGCGCATTCCCACGTAGCT CAGCCCCATCTCCTGGAGGACGGCTGCACCGTCACCAACAGCCTGCTGGAAGGAGCCGTCCGGGTGGAGCCCGGAAGCGTTCTCCAGCACTGCCACCTGCAG GGACCCTTGCAGATAGGCTCTGGCTGCCTCCTCACGGGGCTGGACGTCTCCTCCTCGCCTGCCCTGCAGCGCTGGCGGCTGTGCGATGTAGTCCTGCAGGGGCACACCATCCGGCTGCAGGACATGCTGCGCCAGGTGTTCACCCTGACTGGGCGCCACGACGACTGGCAG AGCCCTGCCGGGGCGGCCAGCACCTACCTGAACGTGCCCTGGGCTGAGTTCTTCCACAGGACGGGGATACG GGAGGGGGATATCTGGGGCTCCGACGTCCCCCAGAGGAGCCGCTGCCTGCTGAACGCCCGCCTCTTCCCCGTTCTGCACGCTGCTGAGCCCGTGGGGGTCCAGGACGTCCTGTGGTTCCTGGGCTCCCAGgagggtgaggggctggggcggTGGCGAGCCTCGTGGCGCatgtcctgggagcagctgctgaTGTGCCTAGACCAGGAGGCGGAGCTGGTGTCCCGCCGGGCGCTCTTCTTCCACCAGGCACAGGGCAAGCTACGCAGGATGCTGCTGGAGCACAGGGACTGCAGCCTCCTGCCCCTGATCCGCAGCGCCGTCAACGAGGGCTACCAGGAGGCCGTGCTGAGCACTCTGGACCTGG TGGCATCTGTTGCCGCTGACCCTGGGGTGGCAGCCCGGGCTCTCGCCTGCATCGCCGACGTGCTGGGCTGCATGGCCAAAGGGGATGGGGGCTTGCGGAGCGGGCCGGCCGCCAACCAGGAGTGGGCCCCGGCCttccagcagctggagagaggcaaCATCGCTGAGGGAGTGAAGGAGCTCGccaaagagaggagggaatggcTGGGCAG GCCGGCGCTGCTGGTGAGGGCTGCCCGGCACTACGAGGGGGCCGAGCAGATCCTGATCCGCCAGGCTGTGATGTCTGCGTGCCGGTTCATCAGCGTCGGGCGGGAGGAGCCCCCTCCCATCGGTCACTGGGTGCTGGTGGAGTGCCCTGCCCGGATAGACGTCTCTG GGGGATGGAGTGACACTCCTCCAATCACTTACGAGCACGGGGGAGCCGTGGTGGATGTTGCCATCCTGGTGGATGGGCGCAGACCAATCGGGGCCCGGGCCCGGCGCATCGCCGAGCCGGAGCTCCGGCTGGTCAGTACTAGCGGCATGCTGGAGGGCGAGGTGGTGCTGGAGCTGGTGTGCCAGGACCTGGAGGACCTGCAGGATTACTGCCAGCCTCACGCGCCAG gGGCCTTGCTGAAAGCGGCTTTCATCTGCACCCAGATTGTCACCCTCGCTTCCCAGAAGCCCTTGcaggcccagctgctggagtgCTCTGGCGGAGGGTTTGAAGTGCACAGCTGGTCCAGCCTGCCACACGGATCTGGGCTGG GCACCAGCAGCATCCTAGCCGGGGCGGTGATGGCGGCGCTGTACCGGGCAGCCGGGAAATCCACCAACACAGAGTCCCTCATCCACGCCGTGCTGCACCTGGAGCAGGTGCTCACCACAG gagggggatggcaggACCAGGTTGGTGGGCTTGTGCCAGGCATCAAGATCGGGAGGTCAAAGGCCCAGCTGCCCCTGAAGGTGGAGGTGGAGCAGatccctgtgctggagggcttTCCCCAGACCCTGAACAAGCacctgctcctgatttacacagggaAGACTCGGCTGGCCCGCAACATGCTCCAG GACGTCCTCAGGAACTGGTATGCCAGGCTGCCAGCTATCGTGCAGAACGCCGACGCCCTCGTGAGCAACGCAGAGCAGTGCGCCCAGGCCTTTCGGCAAG GTAACCTCCCTCTCCTTGGGGAGTGCCTGACCCGCTACTGGCAGCAGAAGAAGTGCATGGCCCCGGGCTGTGAGCCTCTGGCTGTCAGACGCATGATGGATGCTCTCCAGCCGTATGTCTATGGGCAGAGCTTGGCTGGAGCTGGAGGCGGCGGGTTCCTCTACATCTTAACCAAAGAGCCCAGCCAGAAAGACGTTATACAGCAAATTCTAGCAAAAACAGAG GGCCTGGGGAATTTCAGCATCCACACTGTTGAGGTGGACACAGCCGGCTTCTCTCTGCAGCTAGTGGGGAGCAACCCTAAAGCAAGAGGCGACACAGGGAGTGGAGGGCACAACCGGTCACGTGAAGGCCTTCAGCAGGGCCCTGGTCTTTGTGCACTGCCAGTGAacgttcagacagcagcagacagcAGCCAACCTCCCACCCTGGCGTGA
- the FCSK gene encoding L-fucose kinase isoform X6, producing MHHGGAAGGEGAELKGQLWEASSCGGRKNQASSEALCPAEEFTAVMEPAAAPGREAQCTWMAPRGVEWTVIVLTCQHKDSVSAFQKELEIRWRRGVLGPHPLLLTVEDPTARVGSGGATLNALLVAAEHLSARAGCTVVTADVLREARILILHMGRDFPFDDCSRAFTCLPVEDPNAPAEALTCNLDSLLGTMTQQLCRGSPPGVWVCSTDMLLTVPLTAEIDWEGFQGAKVISVPGSVSYARNHGIYLADQQGFVRDIIYQGPEARIQECSGPDGKVPLVCGVVFFSSETAEQLLATHVIPPLDACTYLGLDSGAQPIQLSLFFDIVLCMAGGVTEEDFVTGRTQEVGSGHAKGAMALRSARSVLWKALHAIPLSMACIPDGCYDYMTMAASDHIHNLTLRISSVNTLSFRKVAHSHVAQPHLLEDGCTVTNSLLEGAVRVEPGSVLQHCHLQGPLQIGSGCLLTGLDVSSSPALQRWRLCDVVLQGHTIRLQDMLRQVFTLTGRHDDWQSPAGAASTYLNVPWAEFFHRTGIREGDIWGSDVPQRSRCLLNARLFPVLHAAEPVGVQDVLWFLGSQEGEGLGRWRASWRMSWEQLLMCLDQEAELVSRRALFFHQAQGKLRRMLLEHRDCSLLPLIRSAVNEGYQEAVLSTLDLVASVAADPGVAARALACIADVLGCMAKGDGGLRSGPAANQEWAPAFQQLERGNIAEGVKELAKERREWLGRPALLVRAARHYEGAEQILIRQAVMSACRFISVGREEPPPIGHWVLVECPARIDVSGGWSDTPPITYEHGGAVVDVAILVDGRRPIGARARRIAEPELRLVSTSGMLEGEVVLELVCQDLEDLQDYCQPHAPGALLKAAFICTQIVTLASQKPLQAQLLECSGGGFEVHSWSSLPHGSGLGTSSILAGAVMAALYRAAGKSTNTESLIHAVLHLEQVLTTGRPQELVCQAASYRAERRRPREQRRAVRPGLSAR from the exons AGCCAGCAGCGGCGCCAGGCAGAGAGGCCCAGTGCACCTGGATGGCGCCGAGAGGGGTGGAGTGGACCGTCATCGTCCTGACCTGCCAGCACAAGGACAGCGTGAGTGCATTCCAGAAAG AGCTAGAGATCCGGTGGCGGCGGGGTGTGCTgggcccacaccccctcctgctgaCTGTTGAGGACCCCACAGCACGTGTGGGCAGCGGTGGTGCCACCCTCAATGCCCTGCTGGTGGCAGCCGAGCACCTGAGCGCCAGGGCAGGCTGCACG GTGGTCACTGCTGATGTCCTGCGCGAGGCCCGGATCCTCATCCTGCACATG GGCCGTGACTTTCCCTTCGATGACTGCAGCCGAGCCTTCACCTGCCTCCCCGTGGAGGACCCTAATGCCCCAGCCGAAGCGCTGACCTGCAACCTGGATAGCCTGCTGGGGACCATGACGCAGCAG CTGTGCAGGGGCTCCCCGCCGGGAGTGTGGGTCTGCAGCACCGACATGCTCCTCACCGTTCCCTTGACAGCAG AGATCGACTGGGAAGGGTTCCAAGGTGCCAAAGTGATCTCCGTGCCGGGGAGCGTCTCGTATGCCAGAAACCACGGCATCTACCTTGCTGACCAGCAG GGGTTTGTGCGTGACATCATCTACCAAGGCCCGGAGGCCCGGATCCAGGAGTGCTCTGGGCCAGACGGGAAAGTGCCGCTG GTGTGCGGGGTCGTCTTCTTCTCCTCGGAGACCgcagagcagctgctggccacGCACGTCATCCCCCCTCTGGATGCCTGCACCTACCTGGGCCTGGATTCGGGGGCCCAGCCCATCCAG cTGTCCCTGTTCTTCGACATCGTGCTCTGCATGGCCGGCGGGGTGACCGAGGAGGACTTTGTGACTGGCAGGACCCAGGAGGTGGGCAGCGGTCATGCCAAGGGAGCAATGGCCCTGAGAAGCGCCCGCTCCGTTCTGTGGAAGGCCCTCCATGCCATCCCTCTCAGCATGG CGTGTATACCTGATGGTTGCTATGACTACATGACAATGGCCGCTAGCGACCACATCCACAACCTGACACTTCGCATCAGCTCCGTCAACACCCTTTCCTTCCGGAAAGTAGCGCATTCCCACGTAGCT CAGCCCCATCTCCTGGAGGACGGCTGCACCGTCACCAACAGCCTGCTGGAAGGAGCCGTCCGGGTGGAGCCCGGAAGCGTTCTCCAGCACTGCCACCTGCAG GGACCCTTGCAGATAGGCTCTGGCTGCCTCCTCACGGGGCTGGACGTCTCCTCCTCGCCTGCCCTGCAGCGCTGGCGGCTGTGCGATGTAGTCCTGCAGGGGCACACCATCCGGCTGCAGGACATGCTGCGCCAGGTGTTCACCCTGACTGGGCGCCACGACGACTGGCAG AGCCCTGCCGGGGCGGCCAGCACCTACCTGAACGTGCCCTGGGCTGAGTTCTTCCACAGGACGGGGATACG GGAGGGGGATATCTGGGGCTCCGACGTCCCCCAGAGGAGCCGCTGCCTGCTGAACGCCCGCCTCTTCCCCGTTCTGCACGCTGCTGAGCCCGTGGGGGTCCAGGACGTCCTGTGGTTCCTGGGCTCCCAGgagggtgaggggctggggcggTGGCGAGCCTCGTGGCGCatgtcctgggagcagctgctgaTGTGCCTAGACCAGGAGGCGGAGCTGGTGTCCCGCCGGGCGCTCTTCTTCCACCAGGCACAGGGCAAGCTACGCAGGATGCTGCTGGAGCACAGGGACTGCAGCCTCCTGCCCCTGATCCGCAGCGCCGTCAACGAGGGCTACCAGGAGGCCGTGCTGAGCACTCTGGACCTGG TGGCATCTGTTGCCGCTGACCCTGGGGTGGCAGCCCGGGCTCTCGCCTGCATCGCCGACGTGCTGGGCTGCATGGCCAAAGGGGATGGGGGCTTGCGGAGCGGGCCGGCCGCCAACCAGGAGTGGGCCCCGGCCttccagcagctggagagaggcaaCATCGCTGAGGGAGTGAAGGAGCTCGccaaagagaggagggaatggcTGGGCAG GCCGGCGCTGCTGGTGAGGGCTGCCCGGCACTACGAGGGGGCCGAGCAGATCCTGATCCGCCAGGCTGTGATGTCTGCGTGCCGGTTCATCAGCGTCGGGCGGGAGGAGCCCCCTCCCATCGGTCACTGGGTGCTGGTGGAGTGCCCTGCCCGGATAGACGTCTCTG GGGGATGGAGTGACACTCCTCCAATCACTTACGAGCACGGGGGAGCCGTGGTGGATGTTGCCATCCTGGTGGATGGGCGCAGACCAATCGGGGCCCGGGCCCGGCGCATCGCCGAGCCGGAGCTCCGGCTGGTCAGTACTAGCGGCATGCTGGAGGGCGAGGTGGTGCTGGAGCTGGTGTGCCAGGACCTGGAGGACCTGCAGGATTACTGCCAGCCTCACGCGCCAG gGGCCTTGCTGAAAGCGGCTTTCATCTGCACCCAGATTGTCACCCTCGCTTCCCAGAAGCCCTTGcaggcccagctgctggagtgCTCTGGCGGAGGGTTTGAAGTGCACAGCTGGTCCAGCCTGCCACACGGATCTGGGCTGG GCACCAGCAGCATCCTAGCCGGGGCGGTGATGGCGGCGCTGTACCGGGCAGCCGGGAAATCCACCAACACAGAGTCCCTCATCCACGCCGTGCTGCACCTGGAGCAGGTGCTCACCACAG GACGTCCTCAGGAACTGGTATGCCAGGCTGCCAGCTATCGTGCAGAACGCCGACGCCCTCGTGAGCAACGCAGAGCAGTGCGCCCAGGCCTTTCGGCAAG GTAA